A portion of the Streptomyces sp. YPW6 genome contains these proteins:
- the hypB gene encoding hydrogenase nickel incorporation protein HypB: protein MCRTVDLHQAVLAKNDTHAVELRRTLDERGTTAVNLMSSPGSGKTALLELLLTRAVAGGVPAAAVTADLATENDATRLARSGAPVRQILTDGLCHLEAGMLGGVLDGWLPGGTRLLFVENVGNLVCPASYDLGETLRVALASVTEGEDKPVKYPAAFGLAHLVVVTKRDLADALEFDRDAFLAGVQQVNPGVPVIETSARTGEGVDDLLARVLRAADGLEPHTPVLAQRHEKHLHHHHDEDGPERDRDRTPAHGAPDKAAAHPPHGPAAPHAPAGSPR, encoded by the coding sequence ATGTGCCGCACCGTTGACCTGCATCAGGCCGTGCTGGCGAAGAACGACACCCACGCCGTGGAGCTGCGCCGCACCCTGGACGAGCGGGGCACCACGGCGGTCAACCTGATGTCGAGCCCGGGCAGCGGCAAGACGGCCCTGCTGGAGCTGCTCCTCACCAGGGCCGTCGCGGGCGGCGTCCCGGCCGCCGCCGTCACCGCCGACCTCGCCACCGAGAACGACGCGACCCGCCTGGCCCGTTCGGGAGCCCCCGTCCGGCAGATCCTCACCGACGGGCTGTGCCACCTGGAGGCCGGGATGCTGGGCGGAGTGCTGGACGGCTGGCTGCCCGGGGGGACCCGGCTGCTGTTCGTCGAGAACGTCGGCAATCTCGTCTGCCCGGCCTCCTACGACCTCGGCGAGACCCTGCGCGTCGCGCTGGCCTCGGTGACCGAGGGCGAGGACAAACCGGTGAAGTACCCGGCGGCCTTCGGACTCGCCCATCTCGTGGTCGTCACCAAGCGCGACCTGGCCGATGCGCTGGAGTTCGACCGGGACGCCTTCCTGGCGGGCGTCCAGCAGGTGAATCCGGGCGTGCCCGTGATCGAGACGTCCGCCCGTACGGGCGAGGGCGTCGACGATCTGCTCGCCCGCGTCCTGCGCGCCGCCGACGGCCTGGAGCCGCACACGCCGGTCCTCGCGCAACGGCACGAGAAGCACCTGCACCACCACCACGACGAGGACGGTCCCGAGCGCGACCGGGACCGGACACCCGCCCATGGGGCGCCGGACAAGGCCGCCGCACACCCACCGCACGGCCCCGCAGCGCCCCACGCACCGGCGGGTAGCCCGCGATGA
- a CDS encoding hydrogenase maturation nickel metallochaperone HypA, whose translation MSDVHELSIAMAVVDQVESAVREQGADAGDTRVGSLTLKVGRLSGVVPEALDFSFAVAAQGTVLADARLLIETVEGRARCEECGRDVATGMPPDLWCGVCSRPMSLTGGRELEIVRVVLEDPESRPGGDVPEASHVPHR comes from the coding sequence GTGAGCGACGTGCATGAGCTGTCCATCGCGATGGCCGTCGTCGACCAGGTCGAGAGCGCGGTCCGCGAGCAGGGAGCCGACGCCGGGGACACCCGGGTCGGGTCGCTGACCCTGAAGGTCGGCCGGCTGTCCGGCGTGGTGCCCGAGGCGCTCGACTTCTCCTTCGCCGTGGCGGCCCAGGGCACTGTGCTGGCGGACGCCCGGCTGCTGATCGAGACTGTTGAGGGGAGGGCCCGCTGCGAGGAGTGCGGCCGGGACGTCGCGACCGGGATGCCCCCCGACCTGTGGTGCGGCGTCTGCTCCCGGCCGATGAGCCTGACCGGCGGGCGGGAACTGGAGATCGTCCGGGTCGTCCTCGAGGACCCGGAGAGCCGACCCGGGGGCGACGTACCGGAGGCGAGCCATGTGCCGCACCGTTGA
- a CDS encoding helix-turn-helix transcriptional regulator, translating into MAGHETERRALLTPVLLLLLAERRDHGYELVQRLGAFGWEEAESAHVYRLLRGMEKCGEVTSQWCASGSGPARRVYAITPQGAMDLALWFVRLGELHSTLHLFLERYVQLEDVGGGDEPPRLRGHGDYIRRMRR; encoded by the coding sequence ATGGCTGGTCACGAGACCGAACGGCGGGCGCTGCTCACCCCGGTCCTGCTCCTGCTCCTGGCCGAACGTCGCGATCACGGCTACGAGCTGGTGCAGCGCCTGGGCGCGTTCGGCTGGGAGGAAGCCGAGTCGGCCCACGTGTACCGGCTGCTGCGGGGGATGGAGAAGTGCGGCGAGGTGACCTCGCAGTGGTGCGCGTCCGGCTCCGGCCCGGCGCGCCGCGTGTACGCCATCACTCCGCAGGGGGCGATGGATCTCGCCCTCTGGTTCGTCCGGCTGGGAGAACTGCACAGCACCCTCCATCTCTTTCTCGAGCGATATGTCCAGCTGGAGGACGTCGGGGGCGGGGACGAGCCTCCGCGCCTCCGGGGACACGGCGACTACATCCGGCGCATGCGCAGGTAG
- a CDS encoding hydrogenase maturation protease has product MSTAQTPVRTLVAGVGNIFLSDDGFGVETVRRLGRLEPSRLPPGTELMDAGIRGVHLAYKLLEGYRTLVLVDVVGRGGAPGTLYTIDVGPEPPDTRPAPGPLDTHAMDPATVLGLLHDLHAGAGGTLPDEVYVVGCEPLDTADGMGLSDPVEAAVEPAVERVLGLLSRRPAPAADSVPRHDGDHGRPGPRTTETTNS; this is encoded by the coding sequence ATGAGCACCGCGCAGACGCCCGTCCGCACCCTCGTCGCCGGGGTCGGCAACATCTTCCTCTCGGACGACGGCTTCGGCGTGGAGACCGTCCGGCGGCTCGGCCGCCTGGAGCCCTCCCGCCTGCCGCCCGGCACCGAGCTGATGGACGCCGGGATCCGGGGCGTCCACCTCGCGTACAAACTGCTGGAGGGCTACCGGACCCTCGTCCTGGTCGACGTCGTCGGCCGGGGAGGTGCGCCCGGCACGCTGTACACGATCGACGTCGGGCCCGAGCCGCCGGACACCCGCCCCGCACCCGGCCCGCTGGACACCCACGCCATGGACCCCGCCACCGTCCTCGGCCTGCTGCACGACCTGCACGCCGGAGCGGGCGGCACCCTGCCCGACGAGGTGTACGTCGTGGGCTGCGAACCCCTGGACACGGCGGACGGCATGGGGCTCAGCGACCCCGTCGAGGCGGCGGTGGAGCCCGCGGTGGAGCGGGTCCTCGGCCTGTTGTCCCGCCGCCCCGCCCCCGCGGCCGATTCCGTACCGCGGCACGACGGGGACCACGGACGACCGGGTCCACGGACGACGGAGACCACGAACAGCTGA
- a CDS encoding DUF6084 family protein, producing the protein MTELDFRCTGVRPEPFGASPTLLFGLRIEERDHLPVHAVALRCQLRIEPAKRTYDPDEVDMLGDLFGEPDRWSSTLKPLQFAHASITVPAFSGTTHVDLPVPCTYDTEVASASYFRALARGEIPLLMLFSGTVFTGHDRFRAEPIPWHKEASCLMPVAVWRELIEAYFPNTGWLRLRKDCLEDLRRYRSAHALPSWERVVEDLLAAAGADGAAEPTHPEGAE; encoded by the coding sequence GTGACCGAACTCGACTTCCGCTGCACCGGCGTCCGGCCCGAGCCCTTCGGCGCGAGCCCCACGCTCCTGTTCGGCCTGCGCATCGAGGAACGCGACCACCTGCCCGTCCACGCCGTCGCCCTGCGCTGCCAGCTCCGCATCGAACCCGCCAAGCGCACCTACGACCCGGACGAGGTCGACATGCTCGGCGACCTGTTCGGAGAACCCGACCGCTGGAGCAGCACCCTCAAACCACTCCAGTTCGCCCACGCCTCCATCACCGTGCCCGCCTTCAGCGGCACCACCCACGTCGATCTCCCGGTGCCCTGCACCTACGACACCGAGGTCGCCTCCGCCTCCTACTTCCGGGCGCTGGCCCGCGGCGAGATCCCGCTGCTGATGCTCTTCTCCGGCACGGTCTTCACCGGCCACGACCGCTTCCGCGCCGAGCCGATCCCCTGGCACAAGGAGGCGTCCTGCCTGATGCCGGTGGCGGTCTGGCGGGAGCTGATCGAGGCCTACTTCCCCAACACCGGCTGGCTGCGCCTGCGCAAGGACTGCCTGGAGGACCTGCGCCGCTACCGGTCCGCGCACGCACTGCCCTCCTGGGAACGCGTCGTCGAAGACCTCCTCGCCGCCGCCGGAGCCGACGGCGCCGCCGAACCCACCCATCCCGAGGGGGCCGAGTGA